The genomic window AAAAAGCCACACACATATGGGCAACGGCAAAGTGTGCGTGCTAAACAACGCGAGTGTAAAGTGAGAGACCACGTGGCATATCCGTGTTTACATTTGCGCGCGGCTCTGAATTATGTACGATTGCAGCCGCCATGAACCAAAGACATGTATAGTCACGTTTTCTCCAGGACGCCACTCTCACCGTGTATTGTAAACAAAGAGCGCCGTATACGGCCCTCCTCCTCGGAaatgccgcctccatcggagcaGTCTGCTCGAGGCTCTATAACTACGAGCAGCTCAATAAAGTCTCTCCTCCGCCCTCTGATACTTCGTTCTTGATATACAACAGTTTTGGAGACGAGGATGGGATCTCTGGTGGAATCGCAAGACAAGTGTCAACGACATCTTGTGGTGGTGAAACTGAACTGATCAATCATGGCAACATCAGCAGACCGTATAACAGCATCAGGAAATGGCAGTGTGGCTACGATGCCAGTTGCAAGGCTTGCTGAGTTCAGTCCTGACATTGGAAACATCGAAGTCTACATCGAAAGATTCGAGGTCTTCGCAAGCGCTAACAACATTGACGAGCCGAATAAGGCGCAAGTGTTCTTAACAGTCCTAAGTGAAAAAGCTACGTGACACTTCAAAGCCTTCTGCTGTCTCAAAGTCCTGCCGAGTCCAAGTATGCTGATATCAGGAAAGTGCTGAGCGAGCACTTTGCACCACGGAGATCCATAGTCACAGAACGGTACAGGTTTCATCGCGGGGATCAAGGCCAAATTGAGACAATTGGCGAATTTGTCGTCGAGCTCAAGAAGCTAGCGGCTACATGCGAGTTCGGCAGCTTCCTTGAAGAAAGTCTTCGAGATCGGCTAATCTCGGGTCTTCGCAGCGAGGACATCCGATGCCATCTGCTGTCGTCACCGAACAAGGAGGCGACGTGGGAACGAGTTCTAAACAACGCCATCGCCATGAAAACCGCCTAGAACGACACCAAGGAAATTCTCCCGGCTCCTGCAGTCGTCAACTGGCAGAACAAGCAGACTTCTAAAAGGAAGCCAATGAGGAAAAGCAAAACAGCGACCACAAAGGGGACCGCCACTTGGAAACCTGGTAAGACGCGGCAAGGACTTTCTCGTGACGGACAAAGAAAATGTTCAAGTGTGGTGATGAACATTTTGCTAGGGCATGTCCATTTTTGCAGAGTAAATGTTTCAAATGTTCAAAAAAGGGCCATGTTGCTACAATGTGTGGAACTAAACAAATGCATAGCATTGGCCAAAGCACAACACAAGCGAAACTATTGGCAATAGGGCATAACCAGAGAGATAGGCCAACCTCTCCTTAAGTAGTAAATCTGCGCATAAATGGCGAAGAAGTTCCAATGGAACTTAATACAGGATCAGCAGTGTCTCTGATGTCGGAAAGTGAATTCGAAAAATGTTTTCCTGATGCTGAGTGGTCCGCAGCCGATGTGCGCTTGGTCGCATACAACGGAACACCtgtaagggccaaacctcataagcgggaaaatgcacgcgacagcgacgagcgacgctatgagcgacgaaacagggcgttcgcgcgacgtgtcgcgtgctcgttttcgcgcgatcgctcggttctccagatttggaaaccgtcgctcatcgcccggaagtgctgggctcaagcagccaatagcgaaataccggaaaagacaaagactacaaaggtgcacgtgaccctgcccgagtcacgtatgcgcaacaagaaataacgcaatgtttattacgcatgtgcgtataaaaaagtgctgcaaggcaataataaacttTCCGTTTCactacacaacaatatatcttatttttaaattgcataccgctcgctacgcggttttcttggtgcgtgTAGACGGCCTCaagccagcaacagtggaattcgctcgccgaagccgtcgcgtgaatgaggtttgcctgcgctagcgactgatcgcgcgaagccgatctacgtcgcgtcgcttgtcgctgtcgcgtgcattttcgcgcttatgaggtttggccttaaatGTTAAGGGTTCCGCACAAGTTGATGTGAGCTATGACACACAGTGCCATGAACtgcaggccccgccacggtggtctagcggctaaggtgagtgctgagccgcaggtcacgcgattgaatcccggctgtggcggctgcatttccgatggaggcggaaatgctacaggcccgtgtgcttagatttgggtgcacgttgaagaaccccaggcggacaaaatttcctgagccctccagtgcggcgtctctcataatcatatggtggttttgggacgttaaaccccacatataaatcaatcatgaGCTGTCACTTGTAATAGTCAAGCGTGAATCGGGCGTGAGAATGCCGACACTTTTTGGGCGGAACTTGTTGTTAAAAATACAGTTAGATTGGTAAGAAGTCGTACCTGAGTACAACATTCAGACAGAAAATTCTCTTCTGAAAAAGTACCATGAAGTGTTTGCCAAAGGGTACGGAACAATCAAGGGCTTCAGTGAGAGCATTGTTCTGAAAGAGAATGTGTCACTTCTTTTTTGTAAGGCTAGACCAGTTCCATACGCCATGTTGGAGTAAGTTCAAAAAGAATTACATGACTTTGAGAGAGCTGACATCGTACATCGAGTCAAGCACAGTCAATGGGCAACCCCTCTTGTGATAGTGCCAAAGAAAGACAATTCTGCTAGGATGTGTGGTGACTACATAATTACTGCAAACACACGTATAGAGGTGGATCAGTACCCACTGCCTTTTCCGGAAGACATCTTTGCATATAGTAGGAGGCACAAATGTCACACTTCTAGATCTCTCTAAGGCTTACCTGCAGCTTCAACTTGATGAACCTGCCCAAGAACTATTGACAGTGAACACTCATTTGGGTCTTTTTAGATTTAAAAGACTGCCGTACGAAGTAGCAGGCGCTCCAGTGATATTTCGAGCAGTAATGCATCAGATTTTACGTGGAATTCCTAGCACTGCATGCTACATAGAGGATGTCCTTATTTCAGGAAAAGATAAGCAAGAGTGCTACGAAAGAACCGAAAGAGTGCTTAAGAAGCTACAGGATCACGAAATCCGCGTTAATACGGGAAAATGCTCGTTCTTTCAAAGCAACGTGTCCTATCTGGGACATGTAATTGACAAGAATGGGTTGCACCCAGCAACAGACAAGGTGGAAGCAATCATGCGCGCTCCAGAGCCGAAGTATGTTACACAACTCAAAGCACTTCTTGGCCTCATTAACTTCTATGCGAAGTTCATGCCAAATCTTACAACTCTACTTGAGCCATTACACAACTTGCTACGCAAAGAAAGTGCATGGAAATGGTCAAGTCCGTGTGACAAGTGTTTCGGAGAATGCAAATAATTATTGTGTAATAAGCAGCTATTAGAGATTTATGATGTTAGAAGAGATTTCCGTCTGACATGTGATGCATCTGCACACGGCTTAGGGGCagtgttgtctcatgtggtggaAGTTCATGAAAAACCTGTTGCCTTTGCATCTCGATCAATGACTCGAAGTGAGCGAAATCACGCGCAAATCGAGAATGAGGGACTTGCCATTATTTTTGGAATCAAGAAATTTCACAAGTACTTGTATGGTCGCAAGTTTAAAATTTTCATGGATCACCAGCCACTCACTGCTTTTTTTTACCCTAACCATCCAGCAAACTCTGTGGATGCTGCGCGAGTGCACCATTGGTTACACGTACTATCAAATTACCGGTACCAGGTCACGTACAAGGCAGGATGTAGAATTGGCAGCGCTGATGGTTTGTCGAGGCTCCCCCTGCCTGAAACTACTGAAGAGTCTGAAGGCATTTTATATTTTGCACCTATACAAGACCTCCCTGTCACAGTTAAGGAGGTTGAGCTAGAGACAGCCAGAGATGAAGTCCTCCGCGTTGTACTGGGAATTCACACGGAGCGCTTAGCCAAAGTTTATGGCTAGCTAAAGCCGTACTTTGTAAGGAAGTTAGAAATGAGCGTATACACTTGGGTTGTTTAGTGTGGAATAACAGAGTTGTGATTCTCGCTGCACTTCAAAGTGACGTTCTTGGATTGCTGCGAGAACAGCATATCGGTGTCACTAGAGAAAGCAATCGCGAGATCAATGGTCTGGTGGCCTGCTATTGATTGCAGTATTGCGGGAATCACTAGAAAGTTTGATATTTGCCAGAGTGTTGCTTCGTTCGGGCAGTCCACTATATTGCAACCATGGAGATGGTGTGAGAATGCGTGTGAGAGAATGCACTTAGATTTTGCAGAAAAACAAGGTAGATCATTTTTCCTCCCCCTGGACTTCCATTCGAAGTCGCTAGAGATAAagatcagccccgccgcggtggtctagtggctaaggtgctcagctgctgacccgcaggtcgcgggttcaaatcccggctgcggcggctgcatttctgatggaggcggaaatgttgtaggcccgtgtgctcagatttgggtgcacgttaaggaaccccatgtggtcgaaatttctggagccctccactacggcgtctctcataatcatatggtggttttgggacgttaaaccccatatatcaaccAAGAGATAAAGATCATGAACTCCACAACAGCGCAAAAGACAATTGAAGTAGTGATATCTGTGTTTTCTGCATATGGATTGCCACACAAAATTGCTACAGATAATGTCCCTCAGTTCAGAGTCCAAGAATTTGAGGACTTTCTAAAACCAAACGGTGGGAAACACACGCTAACTCCTCCTTACCACCCACAATCAAATGGGGCGGCACAAAAATCAGTACAAATGCCGAAGAGGTCACTTCTGCGCCAGGGAGTGACTGACCAAAAGAAAAACCAGCAAACAACACTACAACAAGTGGATAACTTCGTGTTTGGATACAGTACTCCACACACATTCACAGGGCAGACACCAGCTGAATCGCTCTTGAGAAGGAAAGTGCGCACGCGGCTATAAATTCTGAAGCCATACCTTGCACAAAAAATGAACGCAAATACAACTCACATAAAGGAAAGCGCAAACAAACACCGAGGGCGCTCAAGATAGTTTGAAAAGGGGGATCTCGTTTACGTAAGAAGCGTTCGAGGTGAAACCGCTTGTAGGTTTCCCGGAAAGATAATCAACAGAAGGTCAGTAATGACATAGCTAGTGTTTGCTTCGGGGCCAGTAAGATTCTGCCACGTGGACCATTTGCGCAGCCGCATCGCGCCAGGCAATATTCCATTTCATGGGGACGATATGTAAGCTGCCCACAGACGGATAATGGAAACGAAGCGCCGACGGTGGGCGTTCAGACACGGCGCACTCGGAATCACCTCTCAACGCAGACAGTGGAAACGGGAACGCTCTCGGGTGTAGTGACGCGCACGAGACGTTTTCCTGAACGTCTCGATTACGACACCTTCAATCTTAGGGGGAGGGTGGAATGTTGGGAACACAAAAAGCCGCACACACATAGGCAACGGCAAAGTGTGCGTGTTAAACAACGCGAGTGTGAAGTGAGAGACCACATGGCCTCTCCGCGTTTACATTTGTGCGCGGCTCTGAATTATGTATCATTGCAGCCACCGTGAACCAAAGACTTTTATAGTCACGTTTCCTCCAGGACGCCACTCTCCCCGTGTGTTGTAAACAGAGAGCGGCGTACCGGCCCTCCTCCTCGGGGACACCGCCTCCATCGGGGCCGTCGATCTGCTCGAGGCTCTGTAACTACGAGCAGGTCAACAAAGTTTCTCTTCCGCCCTCTGATCCTGCGTTCTTGATTTACAACAATAGTCCTCCCTAAAAAGGTCTCCTGTACtgtgataaagagtgcttaccagcgcaaagaacagggcaggaggggacaggagaagagacgagacagagcgcctATACTAGCAACAAACTTGGAACTTAATGTCTGCACTCCTAAAAAATATGAAAATCGTGGTTGTGTAGGGAGATCGCCGTCAAAGTTCGCCAGGGGACATGTGACTTTCTTTCGTCTAAAAATTAAACTCTGCCGTTTCGAAATTCCCCAATAGAAAATTTATTTATCTTTCAGAAGATATGTCACACTTGGACAAACGCGGTTTAAGAAATGAGTGtttaccctttttttcttttatacgtTGGCGGCAAATGTGTGTGCACTCTTGCGTTATATTTTGcgttttttcaaaacacattttttgaaacttgTGTCAATCCTTTTCTGAGAAAGTAGCAGACGTGCTCATAAAGTAGAAGACGTAACCAAGCAATACTGTTCCATGTGTTAATTAGTGGCATTTACATAACTGGTACTAGAATCAGTGGCGTAGGTGAATTTGCATTTTTGTTGCATAAAAAAGACTATTCAGAAAGGGTAATTTCCATACATCGacacccgcaggtcccgggatcaaatcccggctgcggctgctgcatttccgatcgaggcgaaaatgttgtgggcacgtgtgctcagatttgagtgcccgttaaagaaccccagggggtccaaatttccggagtcctccactacggcgtctctcacaatcatatggcggttttggtacgttaaaccccacatatcaatcaatcaatcaatcatacattgacaaacataaaaaaatacaaaTCTTGTTTTTGTTGCACGCTCACAATTTTAGTTTTACTTTCGTTAAGCATTGGTAGCTTCCTTTTTTACGAAATCTCTCGACAGATAACAAATCTTGTGAACAAAGTACATGTGCCGAAATATGCCGACATATATATATTACTGGGATAGAATTCAAGACCAGTGTAGCTTTTCGCCCGTCCAAGGACTCCCTCCCCCGCCCAAGCCAGTGGCGTCACGGCCGCTCTGTGACACGCTTTCACACACTGTTTTCTAAATCATCTCTTGAGTGCCGCGCACAGGTGTCGTGGGGTCACGATGGCACGGCGACGCGATCGGAAGAAGCGGGTCCTTTGAAACCAAAAACCCGCACTGCTTTTGACTTGTAtccgaaagtaaaaaaaatttgaATCTATAATTCTGAGCTCTATAATGCAACCTGCATCTACCTTTAAGGTACCTTGTAAATTTTACAGCAACTGCTTTTATTACGACTTCTGTACAACCAAACATTGAAACTAACTTTCAAATTCTCACACAACCTTGCGTTCTACGGCACGAGTTAACGTGTAAATCTATAAAGACGTCGAGGCACGAGACACGTTAGCAACACATGAATGCAACTGCACTTTTTTTTACAGGGTCTGATTACAGCACTCACAGGCGTTGCACTTCTGGACTTGGGGGAAATCTACGGAGCCAGCATTTCGAACGTTTCTCACCTCATAACGACCCGCAGCGTTGGAGGCCTGCTTGGCTCAGTGCTAGGTACGCTAAAGCTATAATTACGTTATATTCCTTACTCTTATTGCACAACAACTATGTTCAGAAGGGAAGCTTGGTGTAGTCGGAGGTAATTCGTCGTTGACAATTTAGCGTCCGAGACATTTTATATCGGTTGTCATCGGGCTTAACCAACATTAAAATGAGCAGTGTGCGCTTTATATGTGCGTTCCCAAAATTGAACGTTAACAGCAGTTAATCGTTGTACATTGTTGTGAACTAGCTGCGTATGTGGGCACTTCTCATACCTGGCACCTCATGCGTGATTGCCCGATGTTATGCAGTGTTGTTGACCTTATAAAGCCATTCATCATTTACAATGAGTCAATAATTGGGCAAAGTGAACATATTACCACCTTCTTCTTTATACAGTTTCTGTTTTACTACGCCGATTTAATAACAGTTGGGGTAGTACCAGTTAGTAACTGCTGCAATGGCTATAGTAGTAACAGTAGCTATTCTTGCGGTTATTAAGAGCAATTAGTAATAGGCTATTGAGTAGGGCAAGGGAATTTAGAATGCTCGTTTCTTTAGTTTGATCGAGCCCTCATTAAAACCACCAGATAATTATTGTGCCCTATAACATCCTTACCTTCATTATCTGCTGGTTTTAAATAAGGTACTATGAATGTAGGGACAAGTGACTTTTTGCTACTACCCGATATCAGCAAGTATTTTGCTCCTTTTTTCATTGTCTGAGAAGGTATGCTCTCTCTAAGACTATATATATGTACATGCTTTTATTATATTGCACCTTCAGGGGGCATGCTGTACGACACCTACAACACGCAGATCTCGTCCATCCTCATGCTGTTGTTGACCAGCGTGACGGTGCTGATGGTTCCACTATGCCCACTCCTGCTTGTGGCTCACTTCATGGCCTTCTTCATGGGTCTCAGCTTGGGTGCATTCAGCACGGGTAAGCCATTCCGTATGTCTCGGCCCTAAACTTCGTGCCATGCACAATTTGCCATTGTGTAAACGGAGAGACCACGCGTGGCACGAGCTGGCCATGCGTGTGCTCGTGGCCGTGGTTCCCGAACCTCATACATGAAAATACTCGGAAAGTGCCCTGTGAAACTCGCTTTGTCGACTAGCTCATTATTATTCATGGCGCGAACTGATGAAGCGATGAAAAGGTGACACATTCACGCGCTGTGTTCGACTAAGTTGCACATCGCCACATCACTTGTCGCCGTGTCAACTGGTCTTGGCACTTAACGCGCTTATTCGATCATGACGAATAAAGCATATCAGAGTGCTACGCGTTATGTTTATATTACGTCATTCTTAGCGCTGTGACATAAAGATAAGGAGAGAATAAGCAGGGTGAAATGAAATACACACAATCACTTCGTATTTGATAAAAACTTGTGTCCAAGTGTATACGCAACATCGCGGAATCGTGAAAGGTGAGATTAGCGTACACACTGGCGTCTGAGCTGGTCGTCTTCTAATTCTCCGCGCCCGTCAGTTGTTCACGTTACAATTTATTTCAACGGTAATTCGCCCTGCTCTAGGCCCTATTAGAAAATAAAGAACGTTTCAAAGCTCATTCTCGCGAAATTCGAACGCAGGTGCCAACGTCTGGATCATCAACATGTGGCCGGGTAACAGCAGCCCGGCGCTCCACATTTTTCAATTCGCTTTCGCCGTCGGCTCGCTAGCGGCTCCTCTCATAGCTGGGCCGTTTCTTTCACCCGGAACCTCTGCCACCGCCGTCGGAAACTCAACCCACTTTCATCACGAAGTCTCCAACCTGGACTACGACTTGGAGCCGTCGCCCAACGCCACCTTCAATAAGTCCTTCCAAGGGGCAACATTCGACGTGGAGACTCCCAACTACGATTCATACGAGGGCACAACGGTGTACTACGCGTTCGGAATTGTCAGCGCTTTCTATTTGTTCCTCGTCCTGTCGATGACATTAACGTACTGCATTGACAAATCCGACTTCAAGCGGAAGGCGATGCGAGGAGCGCAGCGCGATGTAAACGGAGCAGACCGGAACGAAAAACCCGAAGCCAACGTCGTCCGCTACAGCCGGATCTCACTGGCCCTGCTGAGTGTCTACGAATGCATCTACGTCGCGCTCGAATGCACGACGTCTCAGATGTTGCCCACCTTTGCAgtcgagagcgacttctccaagcTGGACGCGGCCCGGGTCACCGCCGtgtattttttcttcttcgctgCGAGCCGCCTGGTCGCGGCGATTGTCGCCTTGAAGGTGTCTTCCCGGTTGACG from Rhipicephalus microplus isolate Deutch F79 chromosome 7, USDA_Rmic, whole genome shotgun sequence includes these protein-coding regions:
- the LOC142767459 gene encoding sodium-dependent glucose transporter 1A-like isoform X1, coding for MDDYIVQDTLNPTDLSTCSPSSVQEVLQPYEPLSLTENFDAAEKNFSPRVRLWLNLGRTCNVSLGNLGMGLITALTGVALLDLGEIYGASISNVSHLITTRSVGGLLGSVLGGMLYDTYNTQISSILMLLLTSVTVLMVPLCPLLLVAHFMAFFMGLSLGAFSTGANVWIINMWPGNSSPALHIFQFAFAVGSLAAPLIAGPFLSPGTSATAVGNSTHFHHEVSNLDYDLEPSPNATFNKSFQGATFDVETPNYDSYEGTTVYYAFGIVSAFYLFLVLSMTLTYCIDKSDFKRKAMRGAQRDVNGADRNEKPEANVVRYSRISLALLSVYECIYVALECTTSQMLPTFAVESDFSKLDAARVTAVYFFFFAASRLVAAIVALKVSSRLTLIFTHGVLVTMALVITVWCSENALVLWVGSAMMGFGQGPVKVAIVAWTAEYITISNKMMSVVVVTGSIGNLAPALLVGQFVESGPASFLYVSLAAVLLCVVIFLGMYAYMTRRRT
- the LOC142767459 gene encoding sodium-dependent glucose transporter 1-like isoform X2 produces the protein MGLITALTGVALLDLGEIYGASISNVSHLITTRSVGGLLGSVLGGMLYDTYNTQISSILMLLLTSVTVLMVPLCPLLLVAHFMAFFMGLSLGAFSTGANVWIINMWPGNSSPALHIFQFAFAVGSLAAPLIAGPFLSPGTSATAVGNSTHFHHEVSNLDYDLEPSPNATFNKSFQGATFDVETPNYDSYEGTTVYYAFGIVSAFYLFLVLSMTLTYCIDKSDFKRKAMRGAQRDVNGADRNEKPEANVVRYSRISLALLSVYECIYVALECTTSQMLPTFAVESDFSKLDAARVTAVYFFFFAASRLVAAIVALKVSSRLTLIFTHGVLVTMALVITVWCSENALVLWVGSAMMGFGQGPVKVAIVAWTAEYITISNKMMSVVVVTGSIGNLAPALLVGQFVESGPASFLYVSLAAVLLCVVIFLGMYAYMTRRRT